The nucleotide window TTGCAGGGCTTCTCCCATGGTGATAATCCtgttaaaaacataaataagtcaacaaaatttagaaaactaataaaaagCAAGCAAgattatctttttattacttGGAAGGAAATTTGAACCTTTTCATAAGCCTCGTCTTCCATTCCATCATCAAGCTGATCATTTTCCTCTTTCTCTTCCTCCTCTTCGAAGTCATCTTCCAAAACACTCTTTCTAGGCTCCAGTGCACCAATGGTCTCAAGATTCCATCTATTTGCAAGAAGAAATGAGCCACACACAAAATTTGCATTGTATTTATGGAGACAACTTCATATCTgcttaaataaaagaaatgataacAAGCAGCCATCTCATTTCTtccaaaatcaagaaaaaaaaatagtccctttcttttatttttctaataataaactatataatttgtattaaattagTAAAAGGTGAGAATATACAATGATGAATCCAGTGTCCAAGAAAATGTAGAAGGAAGACAGTTTTCTAGATCGTTTGTAGTGAGAAATCATCCCTCCACCTTACAAGATAAACCACAAACCATAAAAATTAACTTAGGAACCTTTTCAATTGAGatgaatagagaaaaaaaagagtcCCTTGAAACTCCTTAGGAACTGAAGCTCAAAGAAGAAAAACGTAAACTGTGTGCCATAACTCGTGACTTTTGTCTTCTTTTATCTCATCAAAAATCAAATAGTCACTTTGTAGCCAAGTCACCCAAAGACATACTTCACACTGCTATTACTAGTTTGTTTCTCTTCTACATAGCCTGCTACACAACCCACTACAAAAACTTGTTTATAATTCACTACATTCATAAGCCAGAACACAACTTtcacaacagaaaaataaatcaacataTAACATACCTTTTCTTAATGCGAGGCAAAGCAATGTCACATGAGTAATCTATTGTCAGAAGTTCATCAATTACCTCATCCACATGAGTCAAAGAAAAATCTAATTCAAGTTAAGAAAACAATAAGAACATATCAGTCAGCATCCATCTGTGAATGAAAAACAAGGaaaccaaaaacacaaaattaagttaacaaaattgaaactTACTTCCATCTGCTAACTTTCGTCTCAACTTTCTATAGTCATTGTACAATGGCTCAAGGTAACGATAGATATCAACATCAGTCCCAGTAAGTCGCAAATAAAAGGCTCCCAGAACACGAACATACCTGCAGCcaatatacacacacaaatcCAAATAAACTAAATATAGGGGACACACAGGTCACAAAAATTTCATTACCAATTGATTGAAAGTTAAATCAGTAAAATGCAAGTAAATAAAGTTGAGTCTGGCCAATGATATTCAAAACTcctaaaaattaaacaaacaaaaaacttTAGCAAATGTACAACATCACAGCatcacattttttattactagtTAACACTAAAGATAAATGGGTTTAAATAAAGATGTGACTTTgttattagaaaaaaagaaatttcacgTAACCTAATCttataaaacctaaaaacataaaggaaaaaaaaaggagaaaactaGCTACCACGTAATATCACAAGATCGAAGTTTTTGCCCTTGATTGACTTTTAATGTCAAATGGATTaaatattttcagaaaaaaaattgcGATTAGGtcattaaaatatgaaaacttaaGTAAGTTCATTGCAAGATTTACTTGTAATCGTCGTTTTTGATGAACTCAACGACGATATCTTTCTCCGGCTGGATTTGAAGCATTTTCATGATGAGACACATGAAGGGTGTTGGTTTCCGGTTGCCGCCGAAGGTTCCGCCAAGGTGGTCGAGTTCCATAGCTTTGTCAACGAGCGTCTCCGCCGTCAATCCGAAACATTGTTCCTTCCAGTACGTGTTCTGATATATCTTTGATCGTACGATCTTTTCCACCAAGTTTTGAGGGTTCGTTCCTCTGATGCTCTTCGCTGCTGGGTCCGTACGGTTCGCCATTTTTGTCGCACAACTCAGACAGGACGAAAGGCTTAGGGATTTTACAGGCGAGAGATTATCAGGTGAAGTTTAAAACGCTGCACTGCGTACAGTACAGCGagattttattgttaattggTCGTTtacgaatttgtaatttttatgaaatgaaaAAGCCCAATAACATTAACCCCATATTTAGGGTAGGCCCATCAAGTTTTACTGAGTTTCCAAAACTCATATTTAcgatatttaaaaaacttaaaaccttatttatagattaatttttattaaaaaaataaaaataaaattattattttattaataatattaaaaatatataaaatttatcttattttgctcttgaaattttaaaaactgataacTTCACTCATGtctttctaattttcaaaaataataattttcttctaaaaccTAAGGTTTCTTGAGATGACCTTCAATCCATAAATCTTCAACCACCTTCATCTCTCTAGAGCTTTTAGAAAGTGCGTCTTTGTTGATTCCAAAAGAATGGACGAAGACTCGCCTTCATTGATTTAGACGAATTGACACATCTTCTTATGCCAGATAGTGAAAATCTGGTGGCTGGAGATAGTGGGTTAAAGCGTCATTGTCAGTGACCAAagaatgtttgaaaaaaaaaccctagattttaaagaaaaaaatgtcattaagttaaaaaatttaggaaatgatgaagttattagtttttaaaactttgagggaataataaataaattttatattttttaatattattagtaaaataacgattttattcttatctctaacaaaaaattttaatagtagttGGCTCATAGGTaggactttgagtttttcaaatctcgCATGTGCGACCACCTTATCTCTCGAGACCTTCTAGAAGTGCGTCTTCGTTGATTTTAGAAGAATTGACAAAGACTTGTCTTCATTGATTCAGACAAATTGACACATCTTCTAGCGTTAGAGAGTGAAGATCTGGTGATTGGAGATAGTGGGTTAAAGTGTCATTGTCAGCGACTGGagaatgtttgaaaaataaactctaggttttgaagaaaaaaatattggttttgaagaaaaaaatgtcatttttgaagttgttagtttttaaaactttgaatggacaatcatttatatattttaatattattagtaaaataacgattttattcttatctctaacaaaaaattttaatagtagttGACTCATAAGTaggactttgagtttttcaaatttcgtaGGTACAACTTTGAAAATGCACTAAAACTTGTGTAGGAAATAATCCTTCAACCTTTAAGGTATTTACTTCTCACAAGGGATGAATTTGAAGAGAGTTTGATTCGGTTTAGGGAGTCAAGCTTCAGTTCAACTATAATACTAGATCAAACTTGGCTCTGTATTATtatcaagtgaaaaaaaatcaaaatgacatattttttatacatattagtaAAACGTCTTTTTAGTCAATACAAATcgaactttttcaaacttatagaCTTGAAGAGttgaatatttcaaagttttaactcaaatttgaaaatataatttttaggctcaaacttaaacttaatctagatttaaataagtttattttgaaCTCATTCAAAATAATCTAACAAATGGATTTGAATCAATTCCACTCAAATTTACTTGTTCTATgcataaagtttgaaaaaattaaatgttaaccCAATTGAACAAATTGATGATATTAACATGATgccaaaataacataattaatatttaaaacaaattttaatgatataacATCAACATGacaatataatcatatttaccTGATCCAATCTCGAGCAATCTAATCTAATAACTCATACTAGTTTTAACTATAACTACTTTATACCAGACACTGGTTCCTGATCAGACTAGCAGATAAAATCTGATCCGGATTTTAAAACAGCCTTAAACCCATATGAGTTTTTTGTGCATAAATACCGTTTATCTCTTCAAGTATAAcaacatttattaaataaattaaggatcccattgcaaataaaataactataacACAGTTTCAACATTAATATACAATACAACATCTCCATGATCTTGTCTTCCTCAAGACCTCCAAAGGAATCATAACtactaaaaattatgtttattagaatataaacaaaataattcacAGGAAACACTTCTAAGAACActcagaaattaaaaataacaaaaaaacaaatagaatgTAAACTAGGACAACCAAGTATACAAGAATGTGCATATCTAACAAATTAATGTACTACCGTACCTTTGATTTGATTCATATGGGCCGACTACTTAAATCTAATAATCTACACACATTTAGATACAAATTCTTCATTTTATCTTTGCAATTGATCCGGTGTGTGGTTGCTTGTGGTTGATGACGATGTTGTCCTAACATTCAGTATCCCATTATCAAGAGGCGGAGACACTCCCCACTTCCCCTCTGATTCCACAGGCTCCAATACTTTAACCGATCCATCTGTCAATCCGACTGCAAATTGGTTGGGTTCGATTGGATGTGCAGCAACTACAACCGGGTACACAGCTTGGCTTCTGTAAGTTAGCAAACCAGTTACAAAATGTTAATTCAAGTAATGTTGTTAATGTAATCTAGGAAGTTGCATGATTAAGCAATGGTGCCTCAACTTACCCACTCAAGACTGATGTGGATGTATATGCCGACAGAGCAATTTGGCATCTCAGCCTGAGGGTGTCAGCATCGAACACACCAATGTTACCATCACAAAAGGTAGCGAAAACTAACTGGCTATGACATGAGTATGTTGCACAAGATATGGGTGCAGATAACATGTCCTGTGGTACCCACTGCAATGAAGAAATGCATATGAATATCGTCAATTTGTAGGTAGCAATATATGGTTTGATATTCAAGTCAACTACATACCTGCCGGATTCTTTCCATCTTGGAGGCATCATATATTGCTAGTTGTGTCTCATGAACTACAAGTATGCGGATCTGATCAGTATGGAAATGTACTCGCGTGTCACCATTGGGTGCCTTTCCAGATGGAATTTGGATTGCAATTGATTTCCTCTTCTCCCATGTATCAATGCTCCATACACAGAGCTGTAGAAAATAGTTTGCATTTAGACTCAACATTAAAGGCTGTACAGGAAACAAAAATTTGCAAAGCAAGCAAGCATTAGTTTAAGCACCTAGATGTATGTTCCCTGGCAAAATCTTCACAATACACCAATGACTATCATAATCAAAGAATTCATTACAAATAATCATACTTGTGATCCATAGTTTAGggaaaaaaacatttgaaatatGTCCTTTCTAACATACTTGAACAGAATTGGATTGTTGATatgaaaaggagaaagaatTTTGACAATAAACCAACATATGGAAAACATCTTCATACTATTGGTGGTTTATGAAGCAAATAAACAGAACATGTGATAAACAAGCTCTCAAGCAGATGATGACTTGCTCCACTGGGGTTATTACTATATGACCAAAGAAAATCTGGTTGCACTTACTTGAGCATCAGCACCTGATGAAACCAAAATATTAAGATTGGTGGAGAAGGCTAAACCAGTTATACGCTTCTGGTGGCCCTTCAATTTTGATTTCACCTCATCCACTCGAACATTATATATGTGGATAGTTGAATCATCCATCCCAATGGCTATGATGTTATTATCCTGGGGGTGGAATGCTAGGAAGGTTGAAGCAGGGGGGGGTAACATGAAAGTTGTCATTACCTGCGAAGCAAACAAGTCATTAAGAGCTAAATTGCCAAgacaaactaaaattaatagaacATACAAGCGCAAGCATACCTTAAATGTCATCATGTTGAACAATGAAACCTTCCCACCAGTAGCTGACATTACATAAGAGTCATTCTTAGATAATGCTATGCATGGGACTGCTTCTTCAAGGTTGACAACTGTGACATCATTAGTCATAAGAAGACCACTGCTTGGTAGCCAATGCTGTGGGACAACACTGGCAGTGGCCTTTAAACACAAACTGACTTGAGAAATCTTTTAACCATAGAAAATCCAGTTATACATATactaataattaaagttttctaataattttctttagagCAGGGACCAGATGAAAGACAATACATTACCTTTCCACTTGGATTCTGTTCAGTACGGGGCCACTTCCATAGCTTCTGGACACCATTTGAGCCAAGTGCCAAAATGCCACCACCAGAATTTGTATATAGAAGCCTAACAGCCTGGGTACAAATGTAACCACTTAAGGACCAAAAGACAAACATTTTtgcaatatgaaaaaataaaaagccaGATGAAATTAACACCTTGCAGGATGATTCTGTGCTCTCTGGCAGGGTAACTAAACGGCACTGGCCACTATCCACAATTTCAGCCAACTGCCAAGGTTTGGCTTTATCAATTACATCATCTACACTCCTTGGTTTTTCCATGCTTCTACTTGCAGGATCAACTCCATTCTAAAGTGAAAATAATTACAGAAATGAATTGACCAGTTTGCCGAAGCTAAAATTAgcagaaaataaatttgaagcTAGAAAACACAACAAAGCACAAGGGAAAATTCATTCACTAGGTAGAAAGTAACATGTTCCTGGTATAATAGGAAATGCACCTATAGAGCATGCTCCCTGAATAAACAAACAGGGGTACACCGTgatagaaattcaaaaattagtataaagtgaaaaaaaaatgactTGATATCAGTACCCTTGCAGAGTAATCAATATTCCAGAACTAGTAATGCCTATTTAAAGTACATTAGATACACAGCAGGAAATGAACCAGTAGAGTTGGTGCTCAAATCATgcaacaaacaaacaattttcTGAAAGGAgtaagaaaatcaaattaaaagtaaGTATAGAGCTAACATACAATGATGGGAGAAGGTCTGACAGGAGAGCTCCTTTCAACTTTACAATTGACAGGACTAACACTTGAAACAGCAGAATTGGCAGAAACCTAGCCAACAGACAGTATTCAGAACACAACAGATGTCAGGATGTGATTATTAAACCAAACAAGTCAAAAAATTTGTTCTAACCTTAACAGCAGATTCAATAGGCCCTCTCAGTGCTTCAAAAGGTGGGTTTTCAACTGCTCTTAAAGATCTATGACCTAGAGCATTAGTGAGTATCTTGAATCCATTGTCTGCAGTAGTAACAGCTAGCAGATTTCCATCCTTACTGAACCTTAATCTTGGAAGACTCTGATAAAAATGAATGTGATGATGTAAGTGCCAAAACTAGAAGTTGAAATCTTTTCAAAGAGGAGCCAGAATATCAACAGTATTAACTCACTGGGAGTCCACCCTCTGCGTCTGCGCTAGCAAGAACATTGACATTGTCCATATCCCAAAACTTTATCTGGCTATCTTCACCAACAGCCAAAAAGTGATTTTGTGTAGTATCAAACTGTACTACACCGGTAGATTTCTTTCTAAACCCAACATATGTCCTCTTTATTGTTCCTTCACTTTCATTCCACTCAACAAGGAATGAGTCTCCTTCTTTACTAGTCCCACAAGAAAACAATCTGAAATAAAGATAATATGAAGACATGaacatcattattttaaaaagaactatatgaaaataaatatgaatatagaATATAATAAGTCTTggagaaaatgattaaaaatcaGTTTCACAACTCCCAAATTtctatgaaaaattttcaactttataCATCTTACCTACTTCCATCAGCACTGTAAAGCATAGTTGTACACCAGTGGCCAGGAGCATCATAATCGACTCTGGAGCCCATATTGTCATACAGCCAGGCCTTTATTTTCCCATCAAGAGCTGTTGAAAATATGAACTGcagatttaaaattgaaaacttaAGCCAATGAAGCATGTCTTTAAAAGTATTTGAAAGAGACCCAGTAAATAATCCCAATTCTTAATAGCAGTAACCGGTCATACACATCTGCACATCCATGCAGTTAACAAATGCAGGCATAActattttattgacaaaataataatgctgtattagatatatataaatcgaacgtgaaagagaaagagagaacaGTGACACTGacaatcaaatattcaaaagaaaattccattaaataaaataaaagcttaTGATAGATGTGTCTCCATTAGAGAATAAGACACTAGTAACAACCAAAGTCACAGgctttaacttaaattaaacagaTATACATGTCTTACATTTGATAAATATCACAAAGCACATGAAGAAAAAACCAATAACCTTTTCCATTGCCTGGCATACCTGAATGTTTTCTTTATGATGAGGACAGATGGAA belongs to Mangifera indica cultivar Alphonso chromosome 2, CATAS_Mindica_2.1, whole genome shotgun sequence and includes:
- the LOC123209255 gene encoding pre-mRNA-splicing factor 38 isoform X2, with amino-acid sequence MANRTDPAAKSIRGTNPQNLVEKIVRSKIYQNTYWKEQCFGLTAETLVDKAMELDHLGGTFGGNRKPTPFMCLIMKMLQIQPEKDIVVEFIKNDDYKYVRVLGAFYLRLTGTDVDIYRYLEPLYNDYRKLRRKLADGNFSLTHVDEVIDELLTIDYSCDIALPRIKKRWNLETIGALEPRKSVLEDDFEEEEEKEENDQLDDGMEDEAYEKDYHHGRSPARDRDRDRDRDRDRDRDRRRDSYRYRDRDYDRDRDYDRERGRGRDRDRGRDRDRDRYRLREEKEYGREREREREREGRDRDRDRRDRDRGRRRSRSRSPSPSRDRKRYARSSMSPRRHAEEPEDAGTRAEPKKKKEKKEKKDDGTDHPDPEIAEANRIRASLGLKPLKL
- the LOC123209255 gene encoding pre-mRNA-splicing factor 38 isoform X1; its protein translation is MANRTDPAAKSIRGTNPQNLVEKIVRSKIYQNTYWKEQCFGLTAETLVDKAMELDHLGGTFGGNRKPTPFMCLIMKMLQIQPEKDIVVEFIKNDDYKYVRVLGAFYLRLTGTDVDIYRYLEPLYNDYRKLRRKLADGNFSLTHVDEVIDELLTIDYSCDIALPRIKKRWNLETIGALEPRKSVLEDDFEEEEEKEENDQLDDGMEDEAYEKDYHHGRSPARDRDRDRDRDRDRDRDRRRDSYRYRDRDYDRDRDYDRDRDYDRDYDRERGRGRDRDRGRDRDRDRYRLREEKEYGREREREREREGRDRDRDRRDRDRGRRRSRSRSPSPSRDRKRYARSSMSPRRHAEEPEDAGTRAEPKKKKEKKEKKDDGTDHPDPEIAEANRIRASLGLKPLKL